The following are from one region of the Saccharomyces kudriavzevii IFO 1802 strain IFO1802 genome assembly, chromosome: 12 genome:
- the SMC6 gene encoding DNA repair protein SMC6 (similar to Saccharomyces cerevisiae SMC6 (YLR383W); ancestral locus Anc_4.237) yields the protein MTSTILSSKRPMEQVDDELLSLTAQQENEEQRQQTKRRRHQFAPMTQFNNNNDDSTNALDGSSRVGSSSDVATAEQDNFLEESPSGYIKKVILRNFMCHEHFELELGSRLNFIVGNNGSGKSAILTAITIGLGAKASETNRGSSLKDLIREGCYSAKITLHLENSKYGAYQQGTFGSEIIVERTIKRDGPASFSLKSEIGREISNKKKDIQTVVDFFSVPVSNPMCFLSQDAARSFLTASTSQDKYSHFMKGTLLQEITENLVYASAIHDSAQENMALHLENLKSLKAEYEDAKKLLRELNQTSDLNERKMLLQAKSLWIDIAQNTDACKNLENEISGIQQKINEVSEKISNRQEKIERYTSDGTTIESKIDAKVIHVNEKDSEHQNARQLLRDVKSRFEKEKSNQAEAQSNIDQGKKKVNALNKTIAHLEEELTKEMGGDKDQMRQELEQLEKNNEKLREVNNSLAVNLQDLKNEERDIQRERESELRVVSQSIQNKKMELHNISKGNDTFLMNFDRNMDRLLKTIEQRKNDFQTPPIGPLGSFVTIKKDFEKWTRSIQRAISSSLNSFVVANPKDNRLLRDIMRSCNIRSNIPIVTYRLNQFNYSGGRARGNYPTIVDALDFSKPEIECLFVDLSRIERIVLIADKNEARNFLKRSPANVNMALSLRDRRSGFQLSGGYRLDTVTYQDKVRLKVISSSDNGTGYLKDLIEQEIKESQNIRDRYEEKLNDVRSKLKEIDERLNNIKGEMRKTNSRITELKMNVGKVVDTGILNSKINERKNQEQAIASYEAAKEELGLKIEQIAQEAQPIKEQYDSTKLAFMEAQDDLQQLKEDINCRQSRIQKLKDDTIYYEDKKKTCRENIKKIEANVAVLNEGIQKQIENACAFCSKEQVESADLPATQEEIKRELDKVSRMIQKAEKSLGLSQEEVIELFEKCRSKYKEGQKKYVEIDEALNRLHNSLKARDQNYKNAEKGTCFDADMDFRASLKVRKFSGNLSFIKDTKSLEIYILTTNDEKARNVDTLSGGEKSFSQMALLLATWKPMRSRIIALDEFDVFMDQVNRKIGTTLIVKKLKDIARTQTIIITPQDIGKIADIDSSGVSIHKMRDPERQNNSNFYN from the coding sequence ATGACTTCGACGATACTTAGTAGTAAGAGACCTATGGAGCAGGTGGATGATGAGTTGCTTTCACTGACTGCGCAACAGGAAAACGAGGAACAGCGGCAGCAGACAAAGCGCAGACGTCATCAGTTTGCCCCCATGACTCAgttcaataataataatgatgatagTACTAATGCGCTGGACGGAAGCAGCAGGGTCGGGAGTTCTTCTGACGTTGCAACAGCGGAACAAgacaattttttggaagagtCCCCTTCAGGATATATCAAGAAAGTCATTTTGAGGAACTTTATGTGCCATGAACATTTTGAACTCGAACTGGGTTCCAGATTGAATTTCATTGTTGGTAATAATGGCAGTGGTAAGAGTGCCATCTTAACAGCTATTACTATTGGTTTGGGGGCCAAGGCTAGTGAGACGAATAGAGGCTcctctttgaaagatttgatTCGGGAAGGTTGCTATTCTGCCAAAATTACTCTTCATCTAGAAAATAGCAAGTATGGTGCGTATCAACAAGGTACCTTCGGTAGTGAAATTATAGTGGAAAGGACAATCAAGAGAGATGGGCCCGCTTCTTTTAGTTTAAAATCTGAAATCGGTAGAGAAATTAgtaacaagaaaaaggatATTCAAACAGTAgtggattttttttctgtacCGGTGAGCAATCCCatgtgttttctttcacaGGATGCTGCCAGGTCTTTCTTAACTGCCAGCACTTCCCAGGATAAGTATAGCCATTTTATGAAGGGTACTTTGCTGCAAGAAATTACTGAAAACTTGGTTTATGCTAGTGCTATTCACGACAGTGCGCAGGAAAACATGGCTCTGCATCTAGAGAACTTGAAGTCTTTAAAGGCTGAATATGAAGATgccaaaaaattgttgaGAGAATTAAACCAGACTTCCGATTTGAATGAGAGAAAGATGCTTTTACAAGCAAAATCATTATGGATTGATATAGCGCAGAATACAGATGCCTGCAAaaacttggaaaatgaGATTAGTGGCATACAACAGAAGATCAATGAAGtttcagaaaaaatcagTAATAGGCAAGAAAAGATCGAAAGATATACGTCTGATGGTACTACTattgaatcaaaaattgatgCCAAAGTTATTCAtgttaatgaaaaagatagCGAGCACCAAAATGCAAGACAACTATTGAGGGATGTCAAAAGcagatttgaaaaggagaaaagTAACCAAGCTGAGGCACAGAGTAATATTGATCAAGGTAAGAAGAAAGTCAATGCTCTAAATAAAACAATTGCCcatttggaagaagaacttaCGAAGGAGATGGGTGGTGATAAGGATCAGATGAGACAAGAGCTTGaacaattggaaaaaaataatgaaaagttAAGAGAGGTAAATAATTCTCTGGCCGTCAATTTGCAAGAtctaaaaaatgaagagagaGATATTCAACGTGAACGTGAATCGGAATTAAGGGTTGTTTCACAAAGCAttcaaaacaagaagatggAATTACATAATATTTCCAAGGGTAATGATACTTTCTTAATGAATTTTGATCGTAATATGGATAGACTTTTAAAGACGATAGAGCAAAGGAAGAACGATTTTCAAACTCCCCCAATTGGACCGCTAGGTTCCTTTGTAACTATCAAAAAGGATTTCGAAAAGTGGACACGTTCTATTCAAAGAGCTATATCATCTTCGCTGAACTCATTTGTTGTGGCGAATCCAAAGGATAATAGACTTCTCAGAGACATTATGAGATCGTGCAATATAAGAAGTAATATACCTATCGTTACTTACCGTTTGAATCAATTCAATTATTCAGGAGGTAGAGCGCGTGGGAATTATCCGACTATTGTAGACGCACTCGATTTTTCGAAACCAGAAATTGAGTGTTTATTTGTTGATTTGAGCAGAATCGAAAGAATAGTGCTAATTGCTGACAAAAATGAGGccagaaattttttaaaaagaaGCCCGGCTAACGTGAATATGGCTCTATCGCTTAGAGATAGACGTAGTGGTTTTCAGCTTTCCGGCGGATATAGGCTAGACACGGTTACGTACCAAGATAAGGTTAGATTAAAAGTTATCTCTTCATCTGACAATGGGACCGGATATCTGAAGGACTTGATTGAACAGGAGATTAAAGAATCACAGAATATACGAGATCGTTATGAGGAAAAGTTGAATGATGTGAGGTCGAAATTAAAGGAAATAGATGAAAGGCTGAATAATATCAAAGGCGAAATGAGAAAAACTAATTCTAGAATTacagaattgaaaatgaatgTCGGCAAGGTGGTCGATACTGGTATATTGAActcaaaaataaatgagagaaaaaatcaagagcAAGCCATCGCCAGTTACGAAGCTGCCAAAGAAGAGCTAGGTTTGAAAATTGAGCAAATTGCACAGGAGGCCCAGCCAATTAAAGAGCAGTACGATTCTACCAAACTAGCTTTTATGGAAGCCCAAGATGATTTACAACAGCTGAAAGAGGATATCAACTGCCGTCAATCtagaattcaaaaattaaaggaTGATACCATTTATTAcgaagataaaaaaaaaacctgccgagaaaatataaagaaaattgaagcTAATGTGGCAGTGTTGAATGAAGGTATACAAAAGCAAATTGAGAATGCTTGTGCATTTTGCTCAAAGGAGCAAGTCGAGAGTGCTGACCTACCGGCCACTCAGGAAGAGATCAAACGCGAGCTCGATAAAGTCTCGAGAATGATCCAAAAAGCTGAGAAAAGTCTAGGATTATCACAAGAGGAGGTAATTGAACTATTTGAGAAATGCAGGAGCAAATACAAAGAAGGTCAAAAAAAGTACGTGGAGATAGATGAAGCACTTAACAGATTGCATAACTCTCTGAAGGCTCGTGATCAAAACTATAAGAATGCGGAAAAGGGAACGTGCTTTGACGCAGATATGGATTTCCGTGCATCTTTGAAGGttcgaaaattttcaggaaACCTTTCCTTTATCAAGGATACTAAGAGTCTAGAAATATACATCTTAACCACTAACGATGAGAAGGCAAGAAATGTTGATACTTTATCAGGCGGCGAAAAATCCTTTTCTCAAATGGCATTGTTACTTGCTACATGGAAACCCATGCGTTCAAGAATTATTGCGTTGGACGAGTTTGACGTTTTCATGGATCAAGTTAACAGAAAGATTGGTACTACTCTCATAGTCAAAAAACTAAAGGATATAGCAAGAACTCAAACTATCATCATTACACCCCAAGATATTGGGAAAATTGCAGATATTGACAGTTCTGGTGTCAGTATCCATAAGATGAGAGACCCTGAGAGACAAAATAATTCCAACTTCTATAATTAA